The Vicia villosa cultivar HV-30 ecotype Madison, WI linkage group LG1, Vvil1.0, whole genome shotgun sequence genome includes a region encoding these proteins:
- the LOC131604019 gene encoding uncharacterized protein LOC131604019, whose amino-acid sequence MSSITTAQGAVFATAMAVSGTVILLALRLQKSLPPTQFSVHEVPPSRPPILRSCISSGGKKTKKKKKRVHFAEDVMDTCRDGEEYRKQHLLKMNSRSEVSRNCNGGNDNRGMPANRVALYNGILRDRVNQRLAYC is encoded by the coding sequence ATGTCTTCAATCACCACCGCACAAGGCGCCGTCTTCGCCACCGCCATGGCTGTCTCCGGCACCGTCATCCTCCTCGCTCTCCGTCTCCAGAAATCCCTCCCACCAACCCAATTCTCCGTTCACGAAGTTCCTCCTTCTCGCCCTCCAATTCTGCGATCTTGTATATCCTCCGGTGGAAAGAAaacgaaaaagaagaaaaaaagagttcATTTTGCGGAGGATGTTATGGATACGTGTAGAGATGGAGAAGAGTACAGAAAGCAACATTTGTTGAAGATGAATTCAAGATCGGAGGTTTCGAGGAATTGTAATGGCGGAAATGATAACAGAGGAATGCCTGCGAATAGAGTTGCTTTGTATAACGGAATTCTCAGAGATCGGGTTAATCAACGATTGGCTTATTGttga